Proteins encoded together in one Triticum dicoccoides isolate Atlit2015 ecotype Zavitan chromosome 7B, WEW_v2.0, whole genome shotgun sequence window:
- the LOC119340664 gene encoding uncharacterized protein LOC119340664 isoform X1: MEQVKESLVRPTTNVPQTTPSSATAIFQDGASKSTAELTRNLSAAGSFPASTPTPVTMSSSILKQSRPNETPAGVSSSQSANLPSIVSLPPVGSANIEVEKAVNCPNFRQSGATIGQTNKSAHFTATRSSQSRVQSSTAGKSHEKKAPSAQPVNRNIAIGDHVPPGAAAFFQQEPCFSNHNAIAKNVQLVLHQPANHPSWTVPSTEYMHARLDCQICKTFITDVESLLVCDACERGVHLKCLKQDGNEGLSIVDWYCPTCVTYSKGKPLPPKYGKVTRTIVTSKARGVTSQRAPGNPRTKDSEEVAGNGSFIKHNSSEPGRSVCNSDMLALDTASSKTQSASASEYQKENTKHTDTLFKQKEGHGPPSRSLVTKTMESSSQIESSGGSTYSAAGNLSEQSHKQREIIELLPCAVNSVNDSTLQTTAIFDGGNSEHSFIDSSEMCGIEGNSDQLLNKDEQTTSSSRTPADQTHQEDVAADIGIGCPQDDETTEVNAMSEHNNVYLVKSNMDLCAKHEVMAGPKSEALGYSSDLGDVDWVGDALKVVGNITYYNSCIVDGITYNLQDHILIGSKDGKSAPSKLQSLWEEHDSQSKLAMVNTYFFASDIPESATKPCSPEENEVYASNDQRTVMVSSICGSCDVLHVDKFREETNRRNQVVSSDSKLHPIFFGRWKYDECTGNFVSVDSSMGF, encoded by the exons ATGGAACAAGTCAAGGAATCTCTAGTACGTCCAACCACTAATGTTCCTCAGACAACACCCTCAAGTGCAACCGCTATATTCCAGGATGGAGCTTCCAAGTCCACCGCTGAATTAACCAGGAACCTGTCAGCTGCTGGGTCATTCCCTGCCTCAACCCCAACCCCAGTAACTATGTCTTCTTCTATCTTGAAGCAATCCCGACCAAATGAAACACCAGCAGGAGTATCTTCTTCCCAATCAGCTAACCTTCCTTCAATTGTTTCTCTGCCACCGGTTGGTTCTGCAAATATTGAAGTGGAAAAAGCTGTTAATTGTCCTAATTTCAGACAAAGTGGAG CAACTATTGGCCAGACAAATAAATCAGCTCATTTTACTGCTACTAGGTCCAGCCAAAGTAGAGTCCAGAGTTCTACTGCAGGGAAATCTCATGAAAAGAAGGCACCTTCGGCTCAACCTGTCAACAGGAACATTGCTATAGGAGATCATGTTCCACCGGGAGCAGCAGCATTTTTTCAACAGGAACCCTGCTTCTCCAATCACAATGCGATAGCGAAAAATGTTCAACTGGTTCTGCACCAACCTGCCAACCATCCTAGCTGGACGGTACCATCAACTGAGTATATGCATGCTCGGCTGGACTGTCAAATATGTAAAACATTTATCACTGATGTGGAGAGTTTGCTCGTTtgtgatgcttgcgagaggggtgtaCACTTAAAATGTCTAAAGCAGGATGGGAATGAAGGCCTGTCAATTGTAGATTGGTATTGTCCAACCTGTGTAACGTATAGTAAGGGCAAACCTCTGCCTCCAAAATATGGCAAGGTTACAAGAACAATTGTTACATCAAAGGCTAGAGGTGTAACTTCGCAGAGAGCACCAGGAAACCCACGCACAAAAGATAGTGAAGAAGTGGCAGGAAATGGAAGtttcatcaagcataactccagtgAACCTGGTAGGTCTGTATGTAACAGTGACATGTTGGCCTTAGACACTGCTAGTTCAAAAACACAATCGGCCTCTGCTTCTGAATATCAAAAGGAAAACACTAAACATACTGACACTCTGTTCAAACAAAAGGAAGGACATGGCCCACCTTCAAGAAGCTTAGTTACAAAGACCATGGAATCCTCCAGTCAAATTGAAAGTAGTGGAGGATCAACATATAGTGCTGCTGGAAATCTGTCGGAACAGTCTCATAAGCAAAGAGAGATAATTGAGTTACTTCCATGTGCTGTGAATTCAGTAAATGATTCCACACTGCAGACTACTGCAATTTTTGACGGGGGGAATTCCGAACATTCCTTCATTGACTCATCTGAAATGTGTGGAATAGAAGGAAACTCTGACCAACTTCTGAACAAGGACGAACAAACAACCAGCAGCAGTAGAACACCAGCAGATCAAACACATCAAGAAGATGTAGCCGCTGATATTGGAATAGGGTGTCCTCAGGATGATGAAACAACAGAAGTTAATGCCATGTCAGAACATAACAATGTGTATCTGGTGAAATCAAACATGGACTTATGTGCTAAGCACGAAGTTATGGCAGGTCCAAAGAGTGAAGCTTTAGGTTACAGCTCAGATCTTGGTGATGTGGATTGGGTTGGCGATGCCCTGAAAGTTGTGGGCAACATAACTTATTATAACTCCTGTATTGTTGATGGTATAACATACAATCTCCAAGATCATATTTTGATTGGTTCCAAAGATGGCAAGTCTGCTCCATCCAAGCTGCAG TCACTGTGGGAAGAGCATGACTCCCAATCTAAGCTGGCTATGGTTAATACATATTTCTTTGCTTCGGACATTCCAGAATCGGCTACCAAACCATGTTCTCCTGAAGAGAATGAG GTATATGCTTCAAATGATCAAAGAACAGTAATGGTTTCTTCAATTTGTGGCTCATGTGATGTGTTGCATGTTGACAAGTTTAGAGAAGAGACTAATAGAAGAAATCAGGTGGTCAGTTCAGATAGTAAGCTACATCCAATTTTCTTTGGCAG
- the LOC119340664 gene encoding uncharacterized protein LOC119340664 isoform X2, with the protein MVLAAAGEARGGRAPTAAERALVAEARGRLAASVAVVEVRPKELYPREAVRALVEDLGLGRARDPAAMGYRPCRASIAERILLTKRKMEQVKESLVRPTTNVPQTTPSSATAIFQDGASKSTAELTRNLSAAGSFPASTPTPVTMSSSILKQSRPNETPAGVSSSQSANLPSIVSLPPVGSANIEVEKAVNCPNFRQSGATIGQTNKSAHFTATRSSQSRVQSSTAGKSHEKKAPSAQPVNRNIAIGDHVPPGAAAFFQQEPCFSNHNAIAKNVQLVLHQPANHPSWTVPSTEYMHARLDCQICKTFITDVESLLVCDACERGVHLKCLKQDGNEGLSIVDWYCPTCVTYSKGKPLPPKYGKVTRTIVTSKARGVTSQRAPGNPRTKDSEEVAGNGSFIKHNSSEPGRSVCNSDMLALDTASSKTQSASASEYQKENTKHTDTLFKQKEGHGPPSRSLVTKTMESSSQIESSGGSTYSAAGNLSEQSHKQREIIELLPCAVNSVNDSTLQTTAIFDGGNSEHSFIDSSEMCGIEGNSDQLLNKDEQTTSSSRTPADQTHQEDVAADIGIGCPQDDETTEVNAMSEHNNVYLVKSNMDLCAKHEVMAGPKSEALGYSSDLGDVDWVGDALKVVGNITYYNSCIVDGITYNLQDHILIGSKDGKSAPSKLQSLWEEHDSQSKLAMVNTYFFASDIPESATKPCSPEENEVYASNDQRTVMVSSICGSCDVLHVDKFREETNRRNQVVSSDSKLHPIFFGRWKYDECTGNFVSVDSSMGF; encoded by the exons ATGGTGCTGGCGGCggccggggaggcgcggggcggcagGGCGCccacggcggcggagcgggcgctcgtggcggaggcgcgggggcggctcgCAGCGTCGGTGGCGGTCGTGGAGGTGCGGCCCAAGGAGCTGTACCCGAGAGAGGCCGTGCGCGCGCTCGTCGAGGACCTCGGGCTCGGCCGCGCCAGGGATCCCGCCGCCATGGGCTACCGCCCCTGCAGGGCCTCGATCGCCGAGAGGATCCTTCTTACCAAGCGCAAG ATGGAACAAGTCAAGGAATCTCTAGTACGTCCAACCACTAATGTTCCTCAGACAACACCCTCAAGTGCAACCGCTATATTCCAGGATGGAGCTTCCAAGTCCACCGCTGAATTAACCAGGAACCTGTCAGCTGCTGGGTCATTCCCTGCCTCAACCCCAACCCCAGTAACTATGTCTTCTTCTATCTTGAAGCAATCCCGACCAAATGAAACACCAGCAGGAGTATCTTCTTCCCAATCAGCTAACCTTCCTTCAATTGTTTCTCTGCCACCGGTTGGTTCTGCAAATATTGAAGTGGAAAAAGCTGTTAATTGTCCTAATTTCAGACAAAGTGGAG CAACTATTGGCCAGACAAATAAATCAGCTCATTTTACTGCTACTAGGTCCAGCCAAAGTAGAGTCCAGAGTTCTACTGCAGGGAAATCTCATGAAAAGAAGGCACCTTCGGCTCAACCTGTCAACAGGAACATTGCTATAGGAGATCATGTTCCACCGGGAGCAGCAGCATTTTTTCAACAGGAACCCTGCTTCTCCAATCACAATGCGATAGCGAAAAATGTTCAACTGGTTCTGCACCAACCTGCCAACCATCCTAGCTGGACGGTACCATCAACTGAGTATATGCATGCTCGGCTGGACTGTCAAATATGTAAAACATTTATCACTGATGTGGAGAGTTTGCTCGTTtgtgatgcttgcgagaggggtgtaCACTTAAAATGTCTAAAGCAGGATGGGAATGAAGGCCTGTCAATTGTAGATTGGTATTGTCCAACCTGTGTAACGTATAGTAAGGGCAAACCTCTGCCTCCAAAATATGGCAAGGTTACAAGAACAATTGTTACATCAAAGGCTAGAGGTGTAACTTCGCAGAGAGCACCAGGAAACCCACGCACAAAAGATAGTGAAGAAGTGGCAGGAAATGGAAGtttcatcaagcataactccagtgAACCTGGTAGGTCTGTATGTAACAGTGACATGTTGGCCTTAGACACTGCTAGTTCAAAAACACAATCGGCCTCTGCTTCTGAATATCAAAAGGAAAACACTAAACATACTGACACTCTGTTCAAACAAAAGGAAGGACATGGCCCACCTTCAAGAAGCTTAGTTACAAAGACCATGGAATCCTCCAGTCAAATTGAAAGTAGTGGAGGATCAACATATAGTGCTGCTGGAAATCTGTCGGAACAGTCTCATAAGCAAAGAGAGATAATTGAGTTACTTCCATGTGCTGTGAATTCAGTAAATGATTCCACACTGCAGACTACTGCAATTTTTGACGGGGGGAATTCCGAACATTCCTTCATTGACTCATCTGAAATGTGTGGAATAGAAGGAAACTCTGACCAACTTCTGAACAAGGACGAACAAACAACCAGCAGCAGTAGAACACCAGCAGATCAAACACATCAAGAAGATGTAGCCGCTGATATTGGAATAGGGTGTCCTCAGGATGATGAAACAACAGAAGTTAATGCCATGTCAGAACATAACAATGTGTATCTGGTGAAATCAAACATGGACTTATGTGCTAAGCACGAAGTTATGGCAGGTCCAAAGAGTGAAGCTTTAGGTTACAGCTCAGATCTTGGTGATGTGGATTGGGTTGGCGATGCCCTGAAAGTTGTGGGCAACATAACTTATTATAACTCCTGTATTGTTGATGGTATAACATACAATCTCCAAGATCATATTTTGATTGGTTCCAAAGATGGCAAGTCTGCTCCATCCAAGCTGCAG TCACTGTGGGAAGAGCATGACTCCCAATCTAAGCTGGCTATGGTTAATACATATTTCTTTGCTTCGGACATTCCAGAATCGGCTACCAAACCATGTTCTCCTGAAGAGAATGAG GTATATGCTTCAAATGATCAAAGAACAGTAATGGTTTCTTCAATTTGTGGCTCATGTGATGTGTTGCATGTTGACAAGTTTAGAGAAGAGACTAATAGAAGAAATCAGGTGGTCAGTTCAGATAGTAAGCTACATCCAATTTTCTTTGGCAG